One window of Epinephelus fuscoguttatus linkage group LG9, E.fuscoguttatus.final_Chr_v1 genomic DNA carries:
- the LOC125894954 gene encoding uncharacterized protein LOC125894954 isoform X3, translating to MMVDRWTCGPEDMWTGGPEDMWTCGPEDMWTGGPEDMWTRRHVDRWTGGHVDRWTGGHVNRWTRGQVDQRTYGPEDMWTGGLEDRWTRGHVDRWTGGHVDRPEDMWTGGPKDMWTGGHVDRWTRGHVDRWTRGHVAQRTCGQVDRRTCGQVDQKTCGQVDQKTCGQVDRRTWTRRHVDMWTGGHVDRWTCGQVDRRTCGQVDRWTCGQVDQRTCGQVDRRTCGPEDMWTGGPVDMWTRGHVDRWTRGQVDQRTIGQVDRRTCGQVDMWTGGPEDMWTGGHVDRWTGGHVDQRTCGQVDQRTGGPEDKWTGGPEDMWTGGPEDMWPRGHVDRWTGGHVDRWPRGHVDRWTGGQVDQRTCGQVDQRTCGQVDQKTVKVNISDGCWRRNDSDFNSVLNFYFLTSHFCPLTFTQTGSLRQLNQSNQFHWIHLRHIKGDSFTY from the exons ATGATGGTGGACAGGTGGACATGTGGACCGGAGGACATGTGGACAGGTGGACCGGAGGACATGTGGACATGTGGACCGGAGGACATGTGGACAG GTGGACCGGAGGACATGTGGACCAGAAGACATGTGGACAGGTGGACCGGAGGACATGTGGACAGGTGGACCGGTGGACATGTGAACAGGTGGACCAGAGGACAGGTGGACCAGAGGACATATGGCCCAGAGGACATGTGGACAGGTGGACTGGAGGACAGGTGGACCAGAGGACATGTGGACAGGTGGACCGGAGGACATGTGGACCGACCGGAGGACATGTGGACAGGTGGACCAAAGGACATGTGGACCGGAGGACATGTGGACAGGTGGACCAGAGGACATGTGGACAGGTGGACCAGAGGACATGTGGCCCAGAGGACATGTGGACAGGTGGACCGGAGGACATGTGGACAGGTGGACCAGAAGACATGTGGACAGGTGGACCAGAAGACATGTGGACAGGTGGACCGGAGGACGTGGACCAGAAGACATGTGGACATGTGGACCGGAGGACATGTGGACAGGTGGACATGTGGACAGGTGGACCGGAGGACATGTGGACAGGTGGACCGGTGGACATGTGGACAGGTGGACCAGAGGACATGTGGACAGGTGGACCGGAGGACATGTGGACCGGAGGACATGTGGACAGGTGGACCGGTGGACATGTGGACCAGAGGACATGTGGACAGGTGGACCAGAGGACAGGTGGACCAGAGGACAATTGGACAG GTGGACCGGAGGACATGTGGACAGGTGGACATGTGGACAGGTGGACCGGAGGACATGTGGACCGGAGGACATGTGGACAGGTGGACCGGTGGACATGTGGACCAGAGGACATGTGGACAGGTGGACCAGAGGACAGGTGGACCAGAGGACAAGTGGACAGGTGGACCAGAGGACATGTGGACAGGTGGACCAGAGGACATGTGGCCCAGAGGACATGTGGACAGGTGGACCGGAGGACATGTGGACAGGTGGCCCAGAGGACATGTGGACAGGTGGACCGGAGGACAGGTGGACCAGAGGACATGTGGACAGGTGGACCAGAGGACATGTGGACAGGTGGACCAGAAGACAGTGAAGGTGAACATATCAGATGGCTGCTGGAGAAGAAATGACTCAGACTTCAATTCAGttcttaacttttattttttgacatcaCATTTTTGTCCTCTTACATTTACACAGACTGGTTCCCTCCGCCAGTTAAACCAGTCCAACCAGTTCCACTGGATTCATTTAAGGCACATTAAAGGCGATTCATTCACTtattaa
- the LOC125894954 gene encoding uncharacterized protein LOC125894954 isoform X17, which yields MMVDRWTCGPEDMWTGGPEDMWTCGPEDMWTGGPEDMWTRRHVDRWTGGHVDRWTGGHVNRWTRGQVDQRTYGPEDMWTGGLEDRWTRGHVDRWTGGHVDRPEDMWTGGPKDMWTGGHVDRWTRGHVDRWTRGHVAQRTCGQVDRRTCGQVDQKTCGQVDQKTCGQVDRRTWTRRHVDMWTGGHVDRWTCGQVDRRTCGQVDRWTCGQVDQRTCGQVDRRTCGPEDMWTGGPVDMWTRGHVDRWPRGHVDRWTGGQVDQRTCGQVDQRTCGQVDQKTVKVNISDGCWRRNDSDFNSVLNFYFLTSHFCPLTFTQTGSLRQLNQSNQFHWIHLRHIKGDSFTY from the exons ATGATGGTGGACAGGTGGACATGTGGACCGGAGGACATGTGGACAGGTGGACCGGAGGACATGTGGACATGTGGACCGGAGGACATGTGGACAG GTGGACCGGAGGACATGTGGACCAGAAGACATGTGGACAGGTGGACCGGAGGACATGTGGACAGGTGGACCGGTGGACATGTGAACAGGTGGACCAGAGGACAGGTGGACCAGAGGACATATGGCCCAGAGGACATGTGGACAGGTGGACTGGAGGACAGGTGGACCAGAGGACATGTGGACAGGTGGACCGGAGGACATGTGGACCGACCGGAGGACATGTGGACAGGTGGACCAAAGGACATGTGGACCGGAGGACATGTGGACAGGTGGACCAGAGGACATGTGGACAGGTGGACCAGAGGACATGTGGCCCAGAGGACATGTGGACAGGTGGACCGGAGGACATGTGGACAGGTGGACCAGAAGACATGTGGACAGGTGGACCAGAAGACATGTGGACAGGTGGACCGGAGGACGTGGACCAGAAGACATGTGGACATGTGGACCGGAGGACATGTGGACAGGTGGACATGTGGACAGGTGGACCGGAGGACATGTGGACAGGTGGACCGGTGGACATGTGGACAGGTGGACCAGAGGACATGTGGACAGGTGGACCGGAGGACATGTGGACCGGAGGACATGTGGACAGGTGGACCGGTGGACATGTGGACCAGAGGACATGTGGACAG GTGGCCCAGAGGACATGTGGACAGGTGGACCGGAGGACAGGTGGACCAGAGGACATGTGGACAGGTGGACCAGAGGACATGTGGACAGGTGGACCAGAAGACAGTGAAGGTGAACATATCAGATGGCTGCTGGAGAAGAAATGACTCAGACTTCAATTCAGttcttaacttttattttttgacatcaCATTTTTGTCCTCTTACATTTACACAGACTGGTTCCCTCCGCCAGTTAAACCAGTCCAACCAGTTCCACTGGATTCATTTAAGGCACATTAAAGGCGATTCATTCACTtattaa
- the LOC125894954 gene encoding uncharacterized protein LOC125894954 isoform X14 has translation MMVDRWTCGPEDMWTGGPEDMWTCGPEDMWTGGPEDMWTRRHVDRWTGGHVDRWTGGHVNRWTRGQVDQRTYGPEDMWTGGLEDRWTRGHVDRWTGGHVDRPEDMWTGGPKDMWTGGHVDRWTRGHVDRWTRGHVAQRTCGQVDRRTCGQVDQKTCGQVDQKTCGQVDRRTWTRRHVDMWTGGHVDRWTCGQVDRRTCGQVDRWTCGQVDQRTCGQVDRRTCGPEDMWTGGPVDMWTRGHVDRWTRGQVDQRTIGQVDRRTCGQVDMWTGGPEDRWTRGQVDRWTRGHVDRWTRGHVAQRTCGQVDRRTCGQVAQRTCGQVDRRTGGPEDMWTGGPEDMWTGGPEDSEGEHIRWLLEKK, from the exons ATGATGGTGGACAGGTGGACATGTGGACCGGAGGACATGTGGACAGGTGGACCGGAGGACATGTGGACATGTGGACCGGAGGACATGTGGACAG GTGGACCGGAGGACATGTGGACCAGAAGACATGTGGACAGGTGGACCGGAGGACATGTGGACAGGTGGACCGGTGGACATGTGAACAGGTGGACCAGAGGACAGGTGGACCAGAGGACATATGGCCCAGAGGACATGTGGACAGGTGGACTGGAGGACAGGTGGACCAGAGGACATGTGGACAGGTGGACCGGAGGACATGTGGACCGACCGGAGGACATGTGGACAGGTGGACCAAAGGACATGTGGACCGGAGGACATGTGGACAGGTGGACCAGAGGACATGTGGACAGGTGGACCAGAGGACATGTGGCCCAGAGGACATGTGGACAGGTGGACCGGAGGACATGTGGACAGGTGGACCAGAAGACATGTGGACAGGTGGACCAGAAGACATGTGGACAGGTGGACCGGAGGACGTGGACCAGAAGACATGTGGACATGTGGACCGGAGGACATGTGGACAGGTGGACATGTGGACAGGTGGACCGGAGGACATGTGGACAGGTGGACCGGTGGACATGTGGACAGGTGGACCAGAGGACATGTGGACAGGTGGACCGGAGGACATGTGGACCGGAGGACATGTGGACAGGTGGACCGGTGGACATGTGGACCAGAGGACATGTGGACAGGTGGACCAGAGGACAGGTGGACCAGAGGACAATTGGACAG GTGGACCGGAGGACATGTGGACAGGTGGACATGTGGACAG GTGGACCAGAGGACAGGTGGACCAGAGGACAAGTGGACAGGTGGACCAGAGGACATGTGGACAGGTGGACCAGAGGACATGTGGCCCAGAGGACATGTGGACAGGTGGACCGGAGGACATGTGGACAGGTGGCCCAGAGGACATGTGGACAGGTGGACCGGAGGACAGGTGGACCAGAGGACATGTGGACAGGTGGACCAGAGGACATGTGGACAGGTGGACCAGAAGACAGTGAAGGTGAACATATCAGATGGCTGCTGGAGAAGAAATGA
- the LOC125894954 gene encoding uncharacterized protein LOC125894954 isoform X1, whose translation MMVDRWTCGPEDMWTGGPEDMWTRRHVDRWTGGHVDRWTGGHVNRWTRGQVDQRTYGPEDMWTGGLEDRWTRGHVDRWTGGHVDRPEDMWTGGPKDMWTGGHVDRWTRGHVDRWTRGHVAQRTCGQVDRRTCGQVDQKTCGQVDQKTCGQVDRRTWTRRHVDMWTGGHVDRWTCGQVDRRTCGQVDRWTCGQVDQRTCGQVDRRTCGPEDMWTGGPVDMWTRGHVDRWTRGQVDQRTIGQVDRRTCGQVDQRTCGPEDMWTGGPEDMWTGGPEDMWTGGPEDVDQKTCGQVDRRTCGQVDMWTGGPEDMWTGGHVDRWTGGHVDQRTCGQVDQRTGGPEDKWTGGPEDMWTGGPEDMWPRGHVDRWTGGHVDRWPRGHVDRWTGGQVDQRTCGQVDQRTCGQVDQKTVKVNISDGCWRRNDSDFNSVLNFYFLTSHFCPLTFTQTGSLRQLNQSNQFHWIHLRHIKGDSFTY comes from the exons ATGATGGTGGACAGGTGGACATGTGGACCGGAGGACATGTGGACAG GTGGACCGGAGGACATGTGGACCAGAAGACATGTGGACAGGTGGACCGGAGGACATGTGGACAGGTGGACCGGTGGACATGTGAACAGGTGGACCAGAGGACAGGTGGACCAGAGGACATATGGCCCAGAGGACATGTGGACAGGTGGACTGGAGGACAGGTGGACCAGAGGACATGTGGACAGGTGGACCGGAGGACATGTGGACCGACCGGAGGACATGTGGACAGGTGGACCAAAGGACATGTGGACCGGAGGACATGTGGACAGGTGGACCAGAGGACATGTGGACAGGTGGACCAGAGGACATGTGGCCCAGAGGACATGTGGACAGGTGGACCGGAGGACATGTGGACAGGTGGACCAGAAGACATGTGGACAGGTGGACCAGAAGACATGTGGACAGGTGGACCGGAGGACGTGGACCAGAAGACATGTGGACATGTGGACCGGAGGACATGTGGACAGGTGGACATGTGGACAGGTGGACCGGAGGACATGTGGACAGGTGGACCGGTGGACATGTGGACAGGTGGACCAGAGGACATGTGGACAGGTGGACCGGAGGACATGTGGACCGGAGGACATGTGGACAGGTGGACCGGTGGACATGTGGACCAGAGGACATGTGGACAGGTGGACCAGAGGACAGGTGGACCAGAGGACAATTGGACAGGTGGACCGGAGGACATGTGGACAGGTGGACCAGAGGACATGTGGCCCAGAGGACATGTGGACAGGTGGACCGGAGGACATGTGGACAGGTGGACCAGAAGACATGTGGACAGGTGGACCGGAGGACGTGGACCAGAAGACATGTGGACAGGTGGACCGGAGGACATGTGGACAGGTGGACATGTGGACAGGTGGACCGGAGGACATGTGGACCGGAGGACATGTGGACAGGTGGACCGGTGGACATGTGGACCAGAGGACATGTGGACAGGTGGACCAGAGGACAGGTGGACCAGAGGACAAGTGGACAGGTGGACCAGAGGACATGTGGACAGGTGGACCAGAGGACATGTGGCCCAGAGGACATGTGGACAGGTGGACCGGAGGACATGTGGACAGGTGGCCCAGAGGACATGTGGACAGGTGGACCGGAGGACAGGTGGACCAGAGGACATGTGGACAGGTGGACCAGAGGACATGTGGACAGGTGGACCAGAAGACAGTGAAGGTGAACATATCAGATGGCTGCTGGAGAAGAAATGACTCAGACTTCAATTCAGttcttaacttttattttttgacatcaCATTTTTGTCCTCTTACATTTACACAGACTGGTTCCCTCCGCCAGTTAAACCAGTCCAACCAGTTCCACTGGATTCATTTAAGGCACATTAAAGGCGATTCATTCACTtattaa
- the LOC125894954 gene encoding uncharacterized protein LOC125894954 isoform X16, with the protein MMVDRWTCGPEDMWTGGPEDMWTCGPEDMWTGGPEDMWTRRHVDRWTGGHVDRWTGGHVNRWTRGQVDQRTYGPEDMWTGGLEDRWTRGHVDRWTGGHVDRPEDMWTGGPKDMWTGGHVDRWTRGHVDRWTRGHVAQRTCGQVDRRTCGQVDQKTCGQVDQKTCGQVDRRTWTRRHVDMWTGGHVDRWTCGQVDRRTCGQVDRWTCGQVDQRTCGQVDRRTCGPEDMWTGGPVDMWTRGHVDRWTRGQVDQRTIGQVDRRTCGQVDMWTGGPEDRWTRGHVAQRTCGQVDRRTCGQVAQRTCGQVDRRTGGPEDMWTGGPEDMWTGGPEDSEGEHIRWLLEKK; encoded by the exons ATGATGGTGGACAGGTGGACATGTGGACCGGAGGACATGTGGACAGGTGGACCGGAGGACATGTGGACATGTGGACCGGAGGACATGTGGACAG GTGGACCGGAGGACATGTGGACCAGAAGACATGTGGACAGGTGGACCGGAGGACATGTGGACAGGTGGACCGGTGGACATGTGAACAGGTGGACCAGAGGACAGGTGGACCAGAGGACATATGGCCCAGAGGACATGTGGACAGGTGGACTGGAGGACAGGTGGACCAGAGGACATGTGGACAGGTGGACCGGAGGACATGTGGACCGACCGGAGGACATGTGGACAGGTGGACCAAAGGACATGTGGACCGGAGGACATGTGGACAGGTGGACCAGAGGACATGTGGACAGGTGGACCAGAGGACATGTGGCCCAGAGGACATGTGGACAGGTGGACCGGAGGACATGTGGACAGGTGGACCAGAAGACATGTGGACAGGTGGACCAGAAGACATGTGGACAGGTGGACCGGAGGACGTGGACCAGAAGACATGTGGACATGTGGACCGGAGGACATGTGGACAGGTGGACATGTGGACAGGTGGACCGGAGGACATGTGGACAGGTGGACCGGTGGACATGTGGACAGGTGGACCAGAGGACATGTGGACAGGTGGACCGGAGGACATGTGGACCGGAGGACATGTGGACAGGTGGACCGGTGGACATGTGGACCAGAGGACATGTGGACAGGTGGACCAGAGGACAGGTGGACCAGAGGACAATTGGACAG GTGGACCGGAGGACATGTGGACAGGTGGACATGTGGACAG GTGGACCAGAGGACAG GTGGACCAGAGGACATGTGGCCCAGAGGACATGTGGACAGGTGGACCGGAGGACATGTGGACAGGTGGCCCAGAGGACATGTGGACAGGTGGACCGGAGGACAGGTGGACCAGAGGACATGTGGACAGGTGGACCAGAGGACATGTGGACAGGTGGACCAGAAGACAGTGAAGGTGAACATATCAGATGGCTGCTGGAGAAGAAATGA
- the LOC125894954 gene encoding uncharacterized protein LOC125894954 isoform X13: MMVDRWTCGPEDMWTGGPEDMWTCGPEDMWTGGPEDMWTRRHVDRWTGGHVDRWTGGHVNRWTRGQVDQRTYGPEDMWTGGLEDRWTRGHVDRWTGGHVDRPEDMWTGGPKDMWTGGHVDRWTRGHVDRWTRGHVAQRTCGQVDRRTCGQVDQKTCGQVDQKTCGQVDRRTWTRRHVDMWTGGHVDRWTCGQVDRRTCGQVDRWTCGQVDQRTCGQVDRRTCGPEDMWTGGPVDMWTRGHVDRWTRGQVDQRTIGQVDRRTCGPEDMWTGGPEDRWTRGQVDRWTRGHVDRWTRGHVAQRTCGQVDRRTCGQVAQRTCGQVDRRTGGPEDMWTGGPEDMWTGGPEDSEGEHIRWLLEKK, encoded by the exons ATGATGGTGGACAGGTGGACATGTGGACCGGAGGACATGTGGACAGGTGGACCGGAGGACATGTGGACATGTGGACCGGAGGACATGTGGACAG GTGGACCGGAGGACATGTGGACCAGAAGACATGTGGACAGGTGGACCGGAGGACATGTGGACAGGTGGACCGGTGGACATGTGAACAGGTGGACCAGAGGACAGGTGGACCAGAGGACATATGGCCCAGAGGACATGTGGACAGGTGGACTGGAGGACAGGTGGACCAGAGGACATGTGGACAGGTGGACCGGAGGACATGTGGACCGACCGGAGGACATGTGGACAGGTGGACCAAAGGACATGTGGACCGGAGGACATGTGGACAGGTGGACCAGAGGACATGTGGACAGGTGGACCAGAGGACATGTGGCCCAGAGGACATGTGGACAGGTGGACCGGAGGACATGTGGACAGGTGGACCAGAAGACATGTGGACAGGTGGACCAGAAGACATGTGGACAGGTGGACCGGAGGACGTGGACCAGAAGACATGTGGACATGTGGACCGGAGGACATGTGGACAGGTGGACATGTGGACAGGTGGACCGGAGGACATGTGGACAGGTGGACCGGTGGACATGTGGACAGGTGGACCAGAGGACATGTGGACAGGTGGACCGGAGGACATGTGGACCGGAGGACATGTGGACAGGTGGACCGGTGGACATGTGGACCAGAGGACATGTGGACAGGTGGACCAGAGGACAGGTGGACCAGAGGACAATTGGACAG GTGGACCGGAGGACATGTGGACCGGAGGACATGTGGACAG GTGGACCAGAGGACAGGTGGACCAGAGGACAAGTGGACAGGTGGACCAGAGGACATGTGGACAGGTGGACCAGAGGACATGTGGCCCAGAGGACATGTGGACAGGTGGACCGGAGGACATGTGGACAGGTGGCCCAGAGGACATGTGGACAGGTGGACCGGAGGACAGGTGGACCAGAGGACATGTGGACAGGTGGACCAGAGGACATGTGGACAGGTGGACCAGAAGACAGTGAAGGTGAACATATCAGATGGCTGCTGGAGAAGAAATGA
- the LOC125894954 gene encoding uncharacterized protein LOC125894954 isoform X11, which translates to MMVDRWTCGPEDMWTGGPEDMWTCGPEDMWTGGPEDMWTRRHVDRWTGGHVDRWTGGHVNRWTRGQVDQRTYGPEDMWTGGLEDRWTRGHVDRWTGGHVDQRTCGQVDRRTCGPEDMWTGGPVDMWTRGHVDRWTRGQVDQRTIGQVDRRTCGQVDQRTCGPEDMWTGGPEDMWTGGPEDMWTGGPEDVDQKTCGQVDRRTCGQVDMWTGGPEDMWTGGHVDRWTGGHVDQRTCGQVDQRTGGPEDKWTGGPEDMWTGGPEDMWPRGHVDRWTGGHVDRWPRGHVDRWTGGQVDQRTCGQVDQRTCGQVDQKTVKVNISDGCWRRNDSDFNSVLNFYFLTSHFCPLTFTQTGSLRQLNQSNQFHWIHLRHIKGDSFTY; encoded by the exons ATGATGGTGGACAGGTGGACATGTGGACCGGAGGACATGTGGACAGGTGGACCGGAGGACATGTGGACATGTGGACCGGAGGACATGTGGACAG GTGGACCGGAGGACATGTGGACCAGAAGACATGTGGACAGGTGGACCGGAGGACATGTGGACAGGTGGACCGGTGGACATGTGAACAGGTGGACCAGAGGACAGGTGGACCAGAGGACATATGGCCCAGAGGACATGTGGACAGGTGGACTGGAGGACAGGTGGACCAGAGGACATGTGGACAGGTGGACCGGAGGACAT GTGGACCAGAGGACATGTGGACAGGTGGACCGGAGGACATGTGGACCGGAGGACATGTGGACAGGTGGACCGGTGGACATGTGGACCAGAGGACATGTGGACAGGTGGACCAGAGGACAGGTGGACCAGAGGACAATTGGACAGGTGGACCGGAGGACATGTGGACAGGTGGACCAGAGGACATGTGGCCCAGAGGACATGTGGACAGGTGGACCGGAGGACATGTGGACAGGTGGACCAGAAGACATGTGGACAGGTGGACCGGAGGACGTGGACCAGAAGACATGTGGACAGGTGGACCGGAGGACATGTGGACAGGTGGACATGTGGACAGGTGGACCGGAGGACATGTGGACCGGAGGACATGTGGACAGGTGGACCGGTGGACATGTGGACCAGAGGACATGTGGACAGGTGGACCAGAGGACAGGTGGACCAGAGGACAAGTGGACAGGTGGACCAGAGGACATGTGGACAGGTGGACCAGAGGACATGTGGCCCAGAGGACATGTGGACAGGTGGACCGGAGGACATGTGGACAGGTGGCCCAGAGGACATGTGGACAGGTGGACCGGAGGACAGGTGGACCAGAGGACATGTGGACAGGTGGACCAGAGGACATGTGGACAGGTGGACCAGAAGACAGTGAAGGTGAACATATCAGATGGCTGCTGGAGAAGAAATGACTCAGACTTCAATTCAGttcttaacttttattttttgacatcaCATTTTTGTCCTCTTACATTTACACAGACTGGTTCCCTCCGCCAGTTAAACCAGTCCAACCAGTTCCACTGGATTCATTTAAGGCACATTAAAGGCGATTCATTCACTtattaa
- the LOC125894954 gene encoding uncharacterized protein LOC125894954 isoform X8 yields MMVDRWTCGPEDMWTGGPEDMWTCGPEDMWTGGPEDMWTRRHVDRWTGGHVDRWTGGHVNRWTRGQVDQRTYGPEDMWTGGLEDRWTRGHVDRWTGGHVDRPEDMWTGGPKDMWTGGHVDRWTRGHVDRWTRGHVAQRTCGQVDRRTCGQVDQKTCGQVDQKTCGQVDRRTWTRRHVDMWTGGHVDRWTCGQVDRRTCGQVDRWTCGQVDQRTCGQVDRRTCGPEDMWTGGPVDMWTRGHVDRWTRGQVDQRTIGQVDRRTCGQVDQRTCGPEDMWTGGPEDMWTGGPEDMWTGGPEDVDQKTCGQVDRRTCGQVDMWTGGPEDMWTGGHVDRWTGGHVDQRTCGQVDQRTGGPEDKWTGGPEDRWTRGHVDRWTRGHVDRWTRRQ; encoded by the exons ATGATGGTGGACAGGTGGACATGTGGACCGGAGGACATGTGGACAGGTGGACCGGAGGACATGTGGACATGTGGACCGGAGGACATGTGGACAG GTGGACCGGAGGACATGTGGACCAGAAGACATGTGGACAGGTGGACCGGAGGACATGTGGACAGGTGGACCGGTGGACATGTGAACAGGTGGACCAGAGGACAGGTGGACCAGAGGACATATGGCCCAGAGGACATGTGGACAGGTGGACTGGAGGACAGGTGGACCAGAGGACATGTGGACAGGTGGACCGGAGGACATGTGGACCGACCGGAGGACATGTGGACAGGTGGACCAAAGGACATGTGGACCGGAGGACATGTGGACAGGTGGACCAGAGGACATGTGGACAGGTGGACCAGAGGACATGTGGCCCAGAGGACATGTGGACAGGTGGACCGGAGGACATGTGGACAGGTGGACCAGAAGACATGTGGACAGGTGGACCAGAAGACATGTGGACAGGTGGACCGGAGGACGTGGACCAGAAGACATGTGGACATGTGGACCGGAGGACATGTGGACAGGTGGACATGTGGACAGGTGGACCGGAGGACATGTGGACAGGTGGACCGGTGGACATGTGGACAGGTGGACCAGAGGACATGTGGACAGGTGGACCGGAGGACATGTGGACCGGAGGACATGTGGACAGGTGGACCGGTGGACATGTGGACCAGAGGACATGTGGACAGGTGGACCAGAGGACAGGTGGACCAGAGGACAATTGGACAGGTGGACCGGAGGACATGTGGACAGGTGGACCAGAGGACATGTGGCCCAGAGGACATGTGGACAGGTGGACCGGAGGACATGTGGACAGGTGGACCAGAAGACATGTGGACAGGTGGACCGGAGGACGTGGACCAGAAGACATGTGGACAGGTGGACCGGAGGACATGTGGACAGGTGGACATGTGGACAGGTGGACCGGAGGACATGTGGACCGGAGGACATGTGGACAGGTGGACCGGTGGACATGTGGACCAGAGGACATGTGGACAGGTGGACCAGAGGACAGGTGGACCAGAGGACAAGTGGACAG GTGGACCGGAGGACAGGTGGACCAGAGGACATGTGGACAGGTGGACCAGAGGACATGTGGACAGGTGGACCAGAAGACAGTGA